Below is a genomic region from Anguilla anguilla isolate fAngAng1 chromosome 18, fAngAng1.pri, whole genome shotgun sequence.
TCTCCTCTGTCACACCACAAGGGGGCGACTCTCTCACCCACTCGGTCTCAAAGATTACGATGCTTTCAGGCTCTCTTTAAACTAAATTTACTGTTCCAGAACAAAACGAGAGGTTGCATGCGAGTACATTTTTCACTGTagactttgatattatttctgttttcttgtgTGACATTGTATGATAAAGAAAAGAACATGCTTCACAtgaaaaccatttcattttacttgtACAGTGTAGTTCACTGGAAATTCCAAATATAAAAGACAAGTGAGGTACCCAGTACAGTACGGTGTATACTGTCCAATAAAATACTCGTATGGATTGTCAGACACTCATCACTACACGGTAATCCATAATTACCGTTTCCTAAAATATATTTCCTGACGCATGCAAggatgcaaaaaacaaaattcttgGAAAAGCATGTGTGTCCACAAGGCGGCAGTGtgttgacaaaaatatttttgaaactaCCATTCATAGTACACTAGTGCCTATTCTCAAATTAAAAGTTTGAAGCACTAATAATTTAAGCataacacaaagccacacaagttacaatttttacattttaattaatttttagaAAACAAAGGTGGAAATTAATTCAGATACAAATGCATACACCACTTGTAAAAGAAATTGAACATAAAATCAGAAATCCTAGGTTATATTAACTTTTATACATTTCAACGTCACTatatacacaatacatacatacacacacatacacacagccgacccccccctcccccccaaaacaatCATAATACAGGACAAAGGAAAGTTCTTGGGCTTCATGAAAGAAGCAGCCTACAGCCTCCCCTCTCTAATgcccccccttccaaaaaaaaaagcagaagaaaaacaatattgaaTGGCTTTATTAATGTGGCCCAGCCTGCGTTCACGGTGAGCAGCTCAGAGTTCACTGATTTCACCAGACTCACGCAGAAACACCGCACTCCACTGCAGACATCACAACACTCCTCCCCAATTTCAAACAAACATtactgacaacaaaaaaaaaaaaaacatgaacattttttttaggaatTCACAAAATTATAGTCCATTGAAGAATTTTTACCTGGTGGGATCCCAGTGGTTTGCATTCACAGAGATGGATCTGACTAAGCAGActtcagttgtgtgtgtgtgtgtgtgtacacacgcacgATGGATCTGGCTGAGCAgaattcagctgtgtgtgtgtgtgtgtgtgtgtgtgcacgcacgatGGATCTGGCTAAGCAGatttcagttgtgtgtgtgcacacgcacaatGGATCTGGCTAAGCAGATTtcagttgtttgtttgtgtgtgtgtgtgtgtgtgtgcaaggtgGATCTGGCTAAGCAGActtcagttgtgtgtgtgcacacacacaatggatcTGGCTGAGCAGACTTGTGACACCTGTGATCAGAAATGAACCGTGGTGTGATTGAGTATCGTTTCTTGGTTTTTAGAATTTACAGAAGTAGAATTTCTTAAGAAttaagaagggggggggggattactgcacttcctgtggagTCAGATTCTTTGGGTGAagtcaacaataaaaaaagaaaaaacacaaaaggaaagaagacgaagaaaaaaagacttccCTATGATACGGATGTAAAATTACATTCGTGAAATCACAGGACATATACTGTGCATTTTTAACTTTGTCATACAACCTTGAGATTGACATTGAAGATACCAGACACGACCTCAGCCTGGCAAACTGGCAACTTGACTGTTTGAGTTTCCACCAGGCAGACAAAAGAAGATACAGCAGACGATCGTTGTCATGGTCACCACGATGGCGGTCGTCTGACCCATTCTGACCAATGGGCACACTGAACAGCTCTGGGTCCAgcacacagggagagggggcgggtcCTTTAAACACCACGCGCTTCTCTCAATATAACTTTGGGAAGGTTTTCAGTCGTGTGCTGCATCAGCAGgtatacatttgcatttgaaaggtCACTCTCTTGAAGAAGCAAAGCCATTTGACTGAGCACATCGCTCTGGGTTTAATTCTTAAATACACATTCTTAAGTTTCctgaggaaatgaaaatgactttCCGTTCTGGTAAGTGGTGTATGTCGTATGGAAACGGTAAAATACACTTAATTTTGTGCAAAAAGAACTTCGATCATCTCGTCATGTGTAATTTAAATGCTTCCTGTAAGTTTGCTTTGAAAATGTGCCCACTAATCTACGATTGATTCCCCTCGCTAGTCAGCTCGCCAGTCGGGTCGCTAACGGTCGGCGGTAAAGCCCTTGACGTGCTCAGCGTTTTGGTCCAGGCGCTGTTTGTTTCTGAACCCCTGCGAGCGCTCGTGCTTCGGGGCACGACGGCGTTGATAATCGCGCAAGGGCGCCGCGCGTGTCGCGTGTGACGCGCGACACCCGGGGACAACACACCCAACGTGACGCACACaagccgccgcccccccccccccaccctggagTCTGTTTCTCACCCGGCTGGACGGCTCCCTCCCGGGCGTTTCTGGCGCCTCACGCTGGACGGAGTAAAGTGCGCTCCAGAGTTACAGCGGGAGCGGAGAGGGACCGGagactgatctcagacctgctacTGTTCGTCTCAGAGAGCGGGACACAGGAGCGCAGTCACACAGGGCTAATACAAAACGCGCTGGCCACTCTATTAGAACACCTGCAGCAGGGAGACTGCTTATCAGTGGAGCTAGCTTTACAGTCACTTTCACCCTACAGGCAAACacatctgtgcatttctgtgtgcatCTAAAGCTACAGATTTTCTGTTAaggaagaggaaaaatgaaaaataaatatagttgAGACACCGCCAGTAGGCAAGAACTGGTGCCTGCTGGGTATAGGGGTCAGGCAGATGCATGACTGGGTGGCCTTACACCTGGCATACACCTGGCATGGGtgcgccatggcaacagcaggtCTTAGCCCCCCCAAAACAAGAAGAGCAAACAAGAGTACGAACATTACCAGAGTCATTTTAACCAGCAGAATGACCCTCTGGACTGCAGGTGCACCCCTGCAGCTTCTCCCCtgagagcggtgtgtgtgtgtgtgtgtgtgtgtgtgtggtgagagaGGCGGGGCCTCCGTCTCTGGGCggggctatcccagcatgcacggcGACGCAAGAAAGCCAGCGCCGCAGGACTCGTACTCCGAAGAGCCGCTAACCAACACAAAGCAGCATTTagagtctccccccccccccccctctccccctgacTCAGTCAGTGAGCGGGGGCAGCCGGGTCACACGGAAGGGGTGTGGTTTAGGTCcgtcagcccctccccccagcggGCGGGGCCAGGCTCAGTTGGAGATGACCGGCGGGGGGCTGACGATGACCTGGATGACGAAGTCCTTCTGCATCTTGGTGTCCTGCAGCCGGGTCTTGTCGGTGAGCAGCTTGCCGGAGAAGAACCAGCGCTGGTGGGCGGGGTCGATGCCCTCCTGCGCCTGCAGCTGCCTCTTCAGCCGCCCGATGGGGTCGGCCATGCTGGCGCTCAGCCGCAAGTCCCGGCCCGAGGACAGCCGCACCTTCAGCGGGAACTCGTTTTTGGGCGGGGttgcggcggcggtggtggcggcgggCGTTTCGGGGCCATCCGTTGCCGTGGCGTCGTCGTCCTCGCCGTGCTCCGTGATCAGgttgaggggcggggccaggcagTACGCCGGCAGCTGGTATTGGTTCCCCAGCTCGTCGTAACACTCCGACAGGGACCCTGCAGCCCAAAACAGCCCAACGTCAACATCAGGGACCCTGCGGCCCAACACAGCCCAACGTCAACATCAGGGTCCCTGCGGCCCAACACAGCCCAACGTCAACATCAGGGACCCTACGGCCCAACACAGCCCAACGTCAGGGACCCTGCACCCCAACACAGCCCAACGTCAACGTCAGGGACCCTGCGGCCCAACACAGCCCAACGTCAACGTCAGGGACCCTGCACCCCAACACAGCCCAACGTCAGGGACCCTGCGGCCCAACACAGCCTAACGTCAACATCAGGGACCCTGCGGCCCAGCACAGCCCAATGTCAACGTCAGGGACCTGAGACGCCGTTTATCAATACAGAAATCTTCCGGtctaataatttataataataatcatttatttgaattacTTTAACCCTTTGTGCTGCTGTAAAATACCTGCAGATCATTACTGttgttttttgggggatttttattttcattttttcacagaaaGACGTATTATATCTACTAATATTCAGAAGAAAATTCTGCTTTCACATGATTGTTCGTTTAGGTTAGGAACATGTTCCACTCAAATTTCAAGGGGatatcaaaaatgttttcaaattttatcaGTACTCAAAAGCATTTCAAACAGGTGTTTGACACAGGTCTAGTAAATGCATGTATGTAGCAGAAACATAAGAATAACACATCAGTGATGATGAGAATAGGAGATAAATATCTAAAATGGCTTCCTCAGCCCTTGTTCTCAGTGCTACTCCTGTTCCTCAGCCCCTAGCTTTTGCAGCTGTATGCATATGCAGCTCTTATCATGTCTATCGCATAATAAACCACAAGCGCTGAACAGATGGCAGGTAAACAATGCAGTTTCAGTTCACAGCGGTGTGCAGCGGGGCAGAAATATCTCCCTCAAAGACATTTCTGCCAGGCAGGCTAAAACTCACACACGGTACCCGAGAGATAAGGGTCCAATTCTTCAAAGGCAAATTCCTAAACTGAAGGCCCAAAAAGGCTGGTTTGTGATATGGTACATATTAACTCTAAAAGGACTACAAGAACCAAAATGCCAAAGTGCGCTCCTTTCCAAGGCTAACACAACAGGCTATAACCTGCTTATCCCAGCTGTGCAAATAACACAGAAGTGGAAAACAGAAGCGGTTGTTTCCTACACACATTTCAAAGGACACACACGATAGCCTGCGGTCTCTGCAAAGATGTTGCAGCAAGTAAAATGGCTAACAATTATGACTGGGAAttcaaaaagtgttttaaaaaaaaggccaatCCAAGAAATGTAGTGGGGAAAACGTGCCCCCTGGACCACAGTTTGGGCTCCTCTGAAATGGCGGCGGAGGGCTCCTCCCTCCTCACTCACCGTGCGGCAGTGTGATGCTGGCTCCGTCCACGATGGCCTGGGCCAGGGCGAGGTCGTTGCCCTCCGCGGCCACGGCTGCAGCCTTCAGGGCGTCCCAGATCTCCTTGCGGCCGTCGAAGGCCGGGGCGGTGTCCCAGAACTCGTCGCGCTTGCTCCGCAGCTGGCCCTCCGTCATGGGGTAGTCGCTCTTCCACTTGGGCCTGTCCTTCTTCAGGGGCTCGTTGCGTCCTGGGAACAGGAGGGACAGGCTCCAGGTTAATTAGGATTCCCACACAAGTCTGAATGAATCATCACTTCCATACGGCCTAGACCAATCAGAGCTCCGACACAAGTCCAGATGAATCATCACATCCATACGGCCTAGTCCAATCAAAGCTCCCACACAAGTCCGAATGAATCATCACTTCCATACGGCCTAGGCCAATCAAAGCTCCCACACAAGTCTGAATGAATCATCACTTCCACACGGCCTAGACCAATCAAGGCTCCCACACGATCCAAATCAATCAATATCCCCAATATTCCCAAAGGACAGTGGACTTCAGCGAAAAAGGTCATTAAAGAACACGTAAACAATATGGCTTATTACAATGTGACACAGATTTTACTGTGACCAGGGCAGAAATATGTGACCTATCACCAGCATTCTATGCCGTATCAAAACCTGTACATTCGGCCAGCTGTAATGCATGTATTGATGACAGTCATGACAATTTACCCCCCGGGGTTAAAACAGGAGCGCTCCTCTTGGACCACAGTGTGACAAAATACCCAGAAGCCCCTCGCATAACCAGTTACCCTCAAGGTTTCAGTTCTGCCCTCCCTGAGATTCACCTGCttccttcccccgccccccccccccccccccccccccccccacacacagtccTGCACTCCTCGCTACATA
It encodes:
- the ubtd1a gene encoding ubiquitin domain-containing protein 1a encodes the protein MGGCVGRELGDTQGSSRNGGRTRKRGGRNEPLKKDRPKWKSDYPMTEGQLRSKRDEFWDTAPAFDGRKEIWDALKAAAVAAEGNDLALAQAIVDGASITLPHGSLSECYDELGNQYQLPAYCLAPPLNLITEHGEDDDATATDGPETPAATTAAATPPKNEFPLKVRLSSGRDLRLSASMADPIGRLKRQLQAQEGIDPAHQRWFFSGKLLTDKTRLQDTKMQKDFVIQVIVSPPPVISN